Proteins from a single region of Anastrepha ludens isolate Willacy chromosome 5, idAnaLude1.1, whole genome shotgun sequence:
- the LOC128865414 gene encoding cilia- and flagella-associated protein 299: MSAGQQDMFLLDCPTYEDYLDTFITRKDIHFLRNIRFCRMLVELGYRSASEIYTPEQYEKRKAAVQESLWPTKKSAMLFSENMTSDDPVLLELARREQPNTQKIISTIIFIKHRFKSGFEASGYIDFEHSLRQANLMAENCTDWLGIFQERIQLRPKPTDLSFYDWHKGTVNYNHSENYAVLHDVENGLLFMHSGDHKKICVDVSREMYTNNCTREMHFSEKYGHVIFYDHVIRKKI, encoded by the exons atgaGTGCCGGACAACAGGATATGTTTCTGCTGGACTGTCCCACCTACGAGGACTATTTGGACACATTCATTACGCGTAAAGACATTCACTTTCTACGCAACATACGCTTCTGTCGTATGCTAGTCGAACTTGGTTATCGTTCGGCGTCCGAAATCTACACGCCCGAGCAGTATGAGAAGCGGAAGGCGGCCGTACAAGAATCGTTGTGGCCGACCAAAAAATCGGCAATGCTATTCAGTGAAAATATGACCTCAGACGATCCAGTACTGCTCGAGTTGGCACGACGTGAACAACCAAATACGCAGAAAATCATATCG ACCATCATCTTTATTAAGCATCGCTTCAAATCGGGCTTCGAAGCTTCAGGCTACATTGACTTCGAACACAGTCTGAGACAGgcaaatttgatggccgaaaaTTGCACCGATTGGCTGGGAATTTTTCAAGAGCGCATTCAACTACGTCCGAAACCCACAGATCTCAGCTTCTACGATTGGCATAAGGGCACTGTGAACTATAATCATTCGGAAAACTATGCAGTTTTGCACGACGTCGAGAATGGTCTGTTGTTCATGCATAgcggtgatcacaaaaaaatcTGTGTCGATGTATCGCGTGAAATGTATACGAATAATTGCACGCGCGAAATGCATTTCTCGGAAAAATATGGGCATGTAATATTCTATGATCATGTGATTCGAAAGAAGATATag